A single genomic interval of Hemiscyllium ocellatum isolate sHemOce1 chromosome 37, sHemOce1.pat.X.cur, whole genome shotgun sequence harbors:
- the cfap107 gene encoding cilia- and flagella-associated protein 107, which yields MASLCPISREDRFAPDPLATLPSWKIQQRYQNRVLVGNWAEEREKFIKGTCFGTTTYRADYKRYPYTTPDIREKVLIQKKHQGVPITVLFPHHNIPRSWYYVTHYDEHINQRPNPCLPPLRKWNARRSAWVPERTDFPLIAPPTNFGLLEEKLAKLKRKEENQPAAYDTIYTLSYGPKSLIPQEPISSYHQPVREK from the exons ATGGCATCGCTTTGCCCTATATCCCGTGAAGATCGATTTGCCCCTGATCCCTTGGCAACACTGCCCAGTTGGAAAATACAACAGCGCTATCAGAACCGTGTGCTGGTCGGCAACTGGGCAGAGGAAAGGGAGAAG TTCATCAAAGGGACTTGCTTCGGGACCACCACATACCGAGCTGACTACAAACGCTATCCATACACCACGCCAGATATCAGAGAGAAAGTTCTAATCCAGAAAAAGCATCAG gGTGTACCTATTACAGTATTATTCCCTCATCACAACATTCCACGCTCCTGGTACTATGTTACTCACTACGATGAACATATTAATCAGCGTCCAAACCCATGTTTGCCTCCACTTCGTAAATGGAATGCGAGGCGTTCAGCCTGGGTCCCAGAGCGTACTGACTTCCCATTAATAG CTCCTCCTACAAATTTTGGCCTTTTGGAGGAGAAGTTAGCTAAATTGAAGAGAAAAGAAGAGAACCAGCCAGCAGCATATGACACTATCTACACTCTCTCCTACGGTCCCAAATCCCTTATTCCACAAGAGCCCATAAGTAGCTACCACCAGCCCGTCAGGGAAAAATGA